From a single Cetobacterium somerae ATCC BAA-474 genomic region:
- a CDS encoding BglG family transcription antiterminator — MKASQLVEIFQYMLDKNEFHLSKISQQFSVSERSLRYELEKLNEFLGESNQPKIVIEKGCLKHSSWEIVFENIKKNGTHSLSIQEREMYILLNIFLNREINQKSVGIELDISPTTVKTHFKEVKIFLDSYGLSLNIKPKKGLELDGKEENIRISFLKLLNNISKSNSIFLKDYLKENFFEKIEKDGIKRFINYCQKLMNIIISDEAYKIIINYLRIGLYMNMRDHRLNEIKNEKFLSETKEYRCIKKASSILEEWYEIELEEIEYLKITDYFLGSNTYNLNYSYYDNWVEIEIMLKEMILDFNSYIKENIAEDKLLLEGLLNHIKPTIYRIKNKIELENSIYKEVLESYPNYFNITKAVLKKIEDKMNLTFTEDEISFLVIHFKAAIDRNKIKSKKKRVVLVCGSGYGTSKLLAQQLNQYYHLEIVDIIPEYLIDKVVSKNDIDLILTTVDVKGDLEDRIVLKLNPILTEEDKRKIEAIGIHKSSKKISMTKLIEVVKESCKGFDEKELRNNLKNSFDEYLIDDFFQEKNTIFDYIGDRVLINQEVKDWKEAIRKVGQLLLNDKIIKESYIENSIKSIEEFGSYMVLGTETLFPHARTKGDVFETGFSVMTLKTPVLLPTNEKISTLIMFSSKNNNDHLETFIKLVDLSNEESFLQDIKRIKKQEDFIKILNR, encoded by the coding sequence ATGAAAGCATCTCAATTAGTAGAAATATTTCAATATATGTTAGATAAAAATGAGTTTCATTTAAGTAAAATTAGTCAACAGTTCAGTGTGTCAGAAAGAAGTTTACGTTATGAGCTAGAGAAACTAAATGAGTTTCTAGGGGAAAGTAACCAACCTAAAATAGTAATTGAAAAAGGGTGTTTAAAACACAGTAGTTGGGAGATAGTGTTTGAGAACATCAAAAAAAATGGGACACATTCTCTATCTATTCAAGAAAGAGAGATGTATATACTATTAAATATCTTTTTAAATAGAGAGATAAACCAAAAATCAGTTGGAATAGAGCTAGATATAAGTCCAACAACAGTGAAAACACACTTTAAAGAGGTAAAAATTTTTTTAGATAGCTATGGATTATCACTAAATATAAAACCTAAAAAGGGATTGGAGTTAGATGGAAAAGAGGAGAATATAAGAATCTCTTTTTTAAAACTTTTAAATAACATCTCTAAAAGTAACTCAATTTTCTTAAAAGATTATTTAAAAGAAAACTTTTTTGAAAAAATAGAAAAAGATGGAATAAAAAGGTTTATAAACTATTGTCAAAAGTTAATGAATATAATAATCTCTGATGAAGCTTATAAAATAATAATAAACTATTTAAGAATAGGTTTATATATGAATATGAGAGATCATAGATTAAATGAAATAAAAAATGAGAAATTTCTATCAGAGACAAAAGAGTATAGATGCATAAAAAAAGCTTCATCAATACTTGAAGAGTGGTATGAGATTGAACTAGAAGAGATAGAGTATCTAAAAATAACTGACTACTTTTTAGGAAGTAACACATATAATCTTAACTACTCATACTATGATAACTGGGTAGAGATAGAGATTATGTTAAAAGAGATGATATTAGATTTTAACAGTTATATAAAAGAGAACATCGCTGAAGATAAACTTTTATTAGAGGGGTTATTAAATCATATAAAACCTACAATATACAGAATAAAAAATAAGATAGAGTTAGAAAACTCAATATATAAAGAAGTTTTAGAAAGTTATCCAAACTACTTTAATATAACAAAGGCAGTTTTGAAAAAGATAGAGGATAAGATGAATCTTACATTTACAGAGGATGAAATCTCCTTTTTAGTTATCCATTTTAAAGCTGCAATAGATAGAAATAAAATAAAAAGTAAAAAGAAAAGAGTAGTTTTAGTTTGCGGGTCAGGTTATGGAACATCTAAACTATTAGCCCAACAACTAAATCAGTACTATCACCTAGAGATTGTAGATATAATTCCAGAGTATCTAATAGATAAGGTAGTTTCTAAAAATGATATAGACCTTATTTTGACAACAGTGGATGTAAAAGGAGATTTAGAGGATAGAATAGTTTTAAAATTAAATCCTATTTTAACAGAAGAGGATAAAAGAAAAATAGAAGCAATAGGTATTCATAAAAGCTCAAAAAAAATATCTATGACTAAATTAATAGAGGTTGTTAAGGAAAGTTGTAAAGGTTTTGATGAGAAAGAGTTAAGAAACAACTTGAAAAATAGTTTTGATGAGTACTTAATAGACGATTTCTTTCAAGAAAAGAATACAATTTTTGACTATATAGGAGATAGAGTTTTAATAAACCAAGAGGTTAAAGATTGGAAAGAGGCTATAAGAAAAGTTGGCCAACTACTTTTAAATGATAAAATTATAAAAGAGAGCTATATTGAAAACTCAATAAAGTCTATAGAGGAGTTTGGTTCATATATGGTTTTAGGAACAGAAACTCTATTCCCTCATGCTAGAACTAAAGGAGATGTATTTGAAACTGGTTTTTCAGTTATGACTTTAAAAACTCCAGTTTTACTACCAACAAATGAGAAGATCTCAACTCTTATTATGTTTTCCTCTAAAAATAACAATGACCATTTAGAAACCTTCATAAAATTAGTGGATCTTTCAAATGAGGAGAGTTTTTTACAGGATATAAAAAGAATTAAAAAACAGGAAGATTTTATAAAAATATTAAATAGATAG
- a CDS encoding P-loop NTPase fold protein, protein MEKIKIKEEEVNTRNIFLTMSRKERIYYIFKYIFFYLVATVSGFIVPQITESKVAVSKFINIQDYLIFNTQFNINILGRLCIIILGFIVYITFILKYKNEIDKEWISVKTISLLQKFIYITGFLQGLQLSQEQIVKNVIMVFNREFIIGLMSIGILLLIYRIFEEDCDKEIEHREKTIDSLYPSRKLARKKMKYLLEEDLVSSILVDGDWGIGKTFFISTVLESDKNKYDILKYDALLYGTREKLMKAFFKDLKMLAKKNGFLVGDSYDYLVMLEPILTKFPLGLGKLLLKENSSENLKREFKSFIERFKNSIIVVIDNLERINQKDVFIEVISFFHELNDFRKIKVIMLLDTKKIKTLGIPEGYIDKFFIHRIDLKEIPIEDILYEEFLKKKLEENIDLYFIVDKLEEVKEKRLKKFGKLENINNFHNPRIYEQVINRFNVNIESYENVYISEISDDIYKKYMLLSSLFYFLLPNLEGEELDELMPSEGDEAIANKIIRRDYFDTGTDIRDQAKNIVEKNIIGIKIEKYLEEILYYHNYICNTEPKLKEKYLCLLKELTEKKGIKLKLLKIENYSINNLFDLRYEVLKLEKELKISSEESIVNILRKNLDKEKLEVYIENLIKIYQIEIEEIQNYVAPLGKVLSLKSILQDGSVSGKEEFEDILDIYFSEIKPVNEHFENILNVVKDGELKEKLNQFAYKYKKLS, encoded by the coding sequence TTTTATCTTGTGGCAACAGTAAGTGGATTTATAGTTCCGCAAATAACAGAAAGCAAAGTTGCAGTTAGTAAATTTATAAATATCCAAGATTATCTTATTTTCAATACACAATTTAATATAAATATATTAGGAAGATTATGTATTATTATTTTAGGTTTTATAGTTTACATAACCTTTATTTTAAAATATAAAAATGAAATAGATAAAGAATGGATAAGTGTGAAGACAATATCATTGTTACAAAAATTTATTTATATAACAGGATTTTTACAGGGCTTACAATTATCTCAGGAACAAATAGTGAAAAATGTTATCATGGTATTTAACAGAGAATTTATTATAGGATTAATGTCTATAGGAATATTATTATTAATATATCGAATATTTGAAGAGGATTGTGATAAGGAGATAGAACATCGTGAAAAAACTATAGATAGCTTATACCCAAGTAGAAAGTTAGCAAGAAAAAAAATGAAGTATTTGTTGGAAGAAGATTTAGTTTCTTCTATTTTAGTTGATGGTGACTGGGGAATTGGAAAAACATTTTTTATAAGTACAGTATTAGAATCAGATAAAAATAAATATGATATTCTAAAATATGATGCTTTATTATATGGAACTAGAGAAAAATTAATGAAAGCCTTCTTTAAAGATTTAAAGATGTTAGCAAAAAAAAATGGATTTTTAGTAGGAGATAGTTATGATTATTTAGTTATGCTAGAACCGATTCTTACAAAGTTTCCTTTAGGATTAGGTAAACTACTTCTAAAAGAAAATTCTAGTGAAAATTTAAAAAGAGAATTTAAAAGTTTCATAGAACGTTTTAAAAATTCAATAATAGTTGTGATTGATAATTTAGAAAGAATAAATCAAAAAGATGTCTTTATAGAAGTAATTAGCTTTTTTCATGAGTTGAATGATTTTAGAAAAATTAAAGTGATTATGTTGTTAGATACTAAAAAAATAAAAACTTTAGGAATACCAGAAGGATATATAGATAAATTTTTTATTCATAGAATAGATTTAAAAGAAATACCTATTGAAGATATTTTATACGAAGAGTTTTTAAAGAAAAAATTAGAAGAAAATATTGATTTATATTTTATTGTTGATAAATTAGAGGAAGTCAAAGAAAAGCGATTAAAGAAATTTGGAAAATTAGAAAATATTAATAATTTTCATAATCCGAGAATTTATGAACAAGTTATAAATAGATTTAATGTAAATATCGAAAGTTATGAAAATGTTTATATTTCAGAAATAAGTGATGATATTTATAAAAAATATATGTTATTATCATCATTATTTTATTTTTTATTACCCAATTTAGAAGGTGAAGAACTAGATGAATTGATGCCTTCTGAGGGAGATGAAGCAATAGCAAATAAAATTATAAGAAGGGATTATTTTGATACAGGAACAGATATAAGAGATCAGGCAAAGAACATTGTCGAGAAAAATATAATAGGAATTAAAATTGAAAAATATCTTGAAGAAATATTGTATTATCATAATTATATTTGTAATACAGAACCAAAACTTAAAGAAAAATATTTGTGTTTATTAAAAGAACTTACAGAAAAAAAAGGAATAAAACTAAAACTTTTAAAAATTGAAAATTATTCAATTAATAACTTATTTGATTTAAGGTATGAAGTGCTAAAGCTAGAAAAAGAATTGAAAATTAGTTCAGAAGAAAGTATAGTTAATATTTTAAGAAAAAATTTAGATAAGGAGAAGCTTGAAGTATATATAGAAAATTTGATTAAAATTTATCAAATTGAAATAGAAGAAATTCAAAATTATGTAGCACCTTTAGGAAAAGTTTTAAGTTTAAAAAGTATTTTGCAAGATGGGAGTGTATCTGGTAAAGAGGAATTTGAAGATATATTAGATATATATTTTTCTGAAATAAAACCTGTTAACGAACATTTTGAAAATATATTGAACGTAGTAAAAGATGGTGAATTAAAAGAAAAATTAAATCAATTTGCCTATAAATATAAAAAATTAAGTTAA